Proteins encoded in a region of the Elusimicrobiota bacterium genome:
- the leuD gene encoding 3-isopropylmalate dehydratase small subunit, giving the protein MESFKTLRGLVAPLDAQHVDTDQIIPKQFLKRVERTGFGQFLFFDWRYLSDGKTPNPDFELNKPRYKGATILLTRDNFGCGSSREHAPWSILEYGFRCILAPSFADIFYNNCFKNGILPIVLPAATIDELFKETAAQPGYELNIDLEKQTINTPSGKKISFDVNAFRKHCLLNGLDDIGLTLQHESKITAYEAKRG; this is encoded by the coding sequence ATGGAATCTTTTAAAACACTGAGAGGCTTGGTCGCACCGCTGGATGCTCAACACGTCGACACCGACCAAATTATCCCAAAACAATTTTTGAAACGCGTGGAACGAACAGGTTTCGGTCAATTTTTATTTTTTGATTGGCGTTACTTAAGCGACGGTAAAACGCCCAACCCCGATTTTGAGCTCAACAAACCGCGCTACAAAGGGGCCACTATCCTTCTCACTCGGGACAATTTTGGTTGTGGCAGTTCGCGAGAACATGCCCCTTGGTCCATACTCGAATATGGCTTCCGATGTATCTTGGCGCCCTCATTTGCGGACATTTTCTATAACAACTGCTTTAAAAACGGGATACTCCCCATTGTTTTGCCCGCAGCCACCATTGATGAACTCTTTAAAGAAACCGCGGCCCAACCTGGTTATGAGCTCAACATTGACCTAGAAAAACAAACGATCAACACCCCATCTGGAAAGAAAATATCGTTTGATGTGAATGCTTTTAGAAAACATTGTCTGCTGAATGGACTTGATGATATTGGCCTCACCTTGCAACACGAGTCCAAAATAACGGCCTATGAAGCCAAGCGGGGCTGA
- the yedW gene encoding putative transcriptional regulatory protein YedW, which yields MGKILIADDEQSILEAMTDVLLDQGHQVVGVSDGREALFQIQLQDFDVAILDVMMPKMDGYHLAQALRGLAHPPAVLIVTSRDFEGDQQALKATGVTAFLQKPFSNSELVDVVDQLLKREK from the coding sequence ATGGGAAAGATTTTAATCGCTGATGATGAACAAAGCATTTTAGAGGCCATGACTGACGTTTTACTTGATCAAGGGCATCAAGTGGTCGGTGTTTCTGATGGACGTGAGGCACTTTTTCAAATTCAGCTCCAGGATTTTGATGTGGCCATATTGGACGTTATGATGCCAAAAATGGACGGATATCATTTGGCTCAGGCGCTTCGAGGGCTGGCTCATCCACCGGCCGTTTTAATTGTTACCTCTCGAGATTTCGAAGGGGATCAGCAGGCTTTAAAAGCCACTGGGGTCACCGCATTTCTTCAAAAGCCATTTTCCAACTCTGAACTCGTTGACGTGGTTGATCAACTTCTAAAAAGAGAAAAATGA
- the frr gene encoding Ribosome-recycling factor, whose product MSIQNILNDVEHLMKKTIDRLHTDFSAVRTGRASPAILDPVRVNYYGSLVPLQQVGTVAVTEARTIEIRPWEANLIQEIEKAIHGANLGVSPNSDGKILRLVFPPLTEDRRKDLVKVVKKLAEDFRVSLRNERRDAIEKIKAAEKNKEITQDFRVQGEERIQGLTNAYIKKVDEILAAKEKEILEI is encoded by the coding sequence ATGTCGATTCAAAATATTTTGAATGATGTTGAACATTTGATGAAAAAAACCATTGATCGTTTACATACAGATTTTTCAGCGGTGAGAACGGGCCGCGCTTCTCCTGCCATTTTGGATCCAGTTCGTGTCAATTACTATGGTTCGCTTGTGCCTCTTCAACAAGTTGGAACTGTGGCGGTGACAGAAGCTCGGACCATTGAAATTCGCCCCTGGGAAGCCAACCTGATTCAGGAAATTGAAAAGGCCATTCATGGCGCAAATTTGGGGGTGAGCCCCAATTCTGATGGGAAAATATTACGACTTGTGTTTCCGCCGTTAACCGAAGATCGCCGAAAAGATTTGGTGAAGGTCGTTAAAAAGCTGGCTGAAGATTTTCGCGTATCTCTTCGCAATGAACGCAGAGACGCCATTGAGAAAATAAAAGCGGCCGAAAAAAATAAGGAAATTACCCAAGACTTTAGAGTTCAAGGAGAAGAGAGAATCCAAGGACTGACGAACGCCTATATCAAAAAGGTGGATGAGATCCTGGCCGCCAAAGAAAAAGAAATCCTCGAAATATAA
- the recD2_1 gene encoding ATP-dependent RecD-like DNA helicase, which produces MDDSHFEHLLTLLDLEREAEKEENKRELEKYPLQVREALGKTVTRLQIVDEDSGVGGMPLLRLRRSTLRAGAAALSPFHAMNQGDNVRLSYPVESGLKPIDGTLYDVQEMEVTVAINGYIPDPWPDGLCQLDLLGSDATYKRMRQALGMVRRTEKPALKRLREIFLGNEAALKGRKESFDLFNLQLNKYQIMAVEKSLAAEEVALIHGPPGTGKTTVLMEIILQTVRRGGRVLASAPSNIAVDNMVEKLLPWNLRVVRMGHPARIMDSLRHVTLSAQEQEHALMDQIRRMDDERHRLQIQLRRRENRGGGLRGDDRHEIQSMIQALRKEINDMEFGLRRQIIQDAQVVLCTHGGVGGALSRQKFDLLVMDEASQATEPLSWIPMTLAKKVVFAGDTHQLPPTIYSKEAAEQGLSSTIFDRMKENLDDDFQSLLRVQYRMHETIMRFSSDKFYEGKLIADDSVRAHTASELKGAQETELTRAPLVYVDTAGTGYGEEWNELLESRENEGEAQLALKILDELKASGIEPHDIALITPYVAQVKKLKLMLPDRSVEIGSIDSFQGREKEVVIVSLVRSNEKGEVGFLSDTRRMNVGMTRARRLLIVIGDSGTISRHPFYSDFLSYVEKINAHRSAWEWIKQ; this is translated from the coding sequence ATGGATGACTCACATTTTGAACATCTCTTAACCCTGCTGGACCTCGAACGAGAGGCGGAAAAAGAAGAAAATAAACGCGAACTGGAAAAATATCCGCTCCAAGTTCGAGAAGCCTTGGGAAAAACAGTGACACGACTCCAAATTGTGGATGAAGATTCCGGCGTGGGAGGAATGCCTTTGCTGCGTTTGCGCCGGTCCACTCTGAGGGCCGGAGCGGCCGCTTTATCTCCTTTTCATGCCATGAATCAAGGAGACAATGTTCGTTTGTCTTATCCAGTGGAGAGTGGACTCAAACCCATTGATGGAACTCTTTATGATGTGCAGGAAATGGAGGTGACGGTGGCCATCAATGGATATATTCCAGATCCCTGGCCAGATGGGCTTTGTCAATTGGACTTACTCGGATCCGATGCGACCTATAAACGAATGCGTCAGGCGTTGGGGATGGTTCGTCGGACAGAAAAACCCGCTCTTAAACGGTTACGTGAAATTTTTTTGGGAAATGAAGCTGCCCTCAAAGGAAGAAAAGAGTCTTTTGATTTGTTTAATTTACAACTCAATAAATATCAAATCATGGCGGTGGAAAAATCCTTGGCGGCGGAAGAAGTCGCCTTGATTCATGGTCCTCCTGGAACTGGGAAAACCACGGTCCTTATGGAAATTATTCTTCAAACCGTCCGCCGAGGGGGGCGGGTTTTGGCTTCCGCCCCAAGCAATATCGCTGTCGACAACATGGTGGAAAAACTTTTGCCGTGGAATTTGCGTGTGGTGCGAATGGGGCATCCCGCCCGAATTATGGACTCGCTGCGCCACGTCACACTTTCTGCTCAAGAACAAGAACATGCCCTTATGGATCAAATTAGACGAATGGATGACGAACGTCACCGCTTACAAATTCAATTGCGGCGCCGCGAAAACCGTGGGGGCGGATTACGAGGCGATGATCGTCATGAAATTCAGTCCATGATTCAGGCCCTTCGAAAAGAGATTAATGACATGGAGTTTGGACTTCGTCGACAAATCATTCAAGACGCACAAGTGGTGTTGTGCACGCATGGGGGGGTGGGGGGAGCTCTCAGTCGTCAAAAATTTGATCTGCTGGTAATGGATGAAGCGTCTCAGGCCACAGAACCCCTTTCTTGGATTCCCATGACCTTGGCAAAAAAAGTGGTGTTTGCGGGAGACACGCATCAGCTTCCTCCCACCATTTACTCCAAAGAGGCGGCGGAACAAGGGCTCTCCAGCACTATTTTTGATCGGATGAAGGAAAATCTAGATGACGATTTTCAATCTTTGCTGCGTGTGCAATATCGTATGCATGAAACGATCATGCGGTTCTCATCAGATAAATTTTATGAGGGAAAATTGATTGCCGATGATTCGGTTCGCGCTCACACCGCAAGCGAGCTAAAAGGAGCTCAGGAAACTGAACTCACACGGGCGCCATTGGTTTATGTAGATACTGCCGGGACGGGATATGGCGAGGAATGGAATGAATTGTTGGAGAGCCGGGAGAATGAGGGAGAGGCGCAATTGGCGCTTAAAATTCTTGATGAACTGAAAGCGTCGGGAATTGAACCCCATGACATCGCCCTTATCACTCCCTATGTGGCTCAGGTCAAGAAATTGAAATTGATGTTGCCCGATCGATCGGTTGAAATTGGCAGCATTGATAGTTTTCAAGGGCGTGAGAAAGAGGTGGTGATTGTTTCTTTGGTTCGAAGCAACGAGAAGGGGGAAGTGGGTTTTTTAAGCGATACCCGTCGAATGAACGTGGGGATGACCCGGGCGCGCCGGTTGCTCATTGTGATCGGGGACAGCGGAACCATTTCAAGGCATCCTTTTTACAGCGATTTTCTTTCCTATGTGGAAAAGATCAATGCTCACAGAAGCGCATGGGAGTGGATCAAACAATGA
- the leuC gene encoding 3-isopropylmalate dehydratase large subunit, producing MTAKTIVEKIWNNHLVHEEPGKAAIIYIDLHLIHEVTSAQAFDGLRLSHRKVRRPDLTLATMDHNIPTTDRRMPVKDPNSQHAIEVLERNCKEFGIECFNMAHPNSGIVHIIGPELGLTQPGHTIVCGDSHTSTHGAFGALAFGIGTSEVEHVLATQCLQQFKPKTMEVRVNGTLPQGITAKDVILSIIDKIGTAGATGYVIEYTGEVIRRFSMEERMTVCNMSIEAGARAGLISPDEITFSYLRSRPRAPKGDAFDKAVQYWGSLKTDPGAKYDMLIEIDAQQILPQVTWGTSPGMGCNIEGHTPDLEKITDKNLRHTYEKALTYMGLSSNQPLNGLSINRVFIGSCTNGRIEDLRAAAKVVKGHKKSPHVHAMVVPGSQWVKANAEKEGLDKIFKDAGFEWRESGCSMCLAMNDDILQPGERCASTSNRNFEGRQGKGGRTHLVSPAMAAAAAIKGAFTDIRKWDYK from the coding sequence ATGACAGCGAAAACAATTGTTGAAAAAATTTGGAACAACCACCTCGTTCACGAGGAACCGGGAAAAGCGGCCATCATTTACATTGATTTGCATTTGATCCACGAGGTCACAAGCGCCCAAGCGTTTGATGGATTGAGACTTTCCCATCGCAAAGTTCGCAGACCGGATCTGACGCTGGCCACCATGGACCACAACATCCCCACAACGGACCGCCGCATGCCGGTGAAAGATCCAAACTCTCAACATGCCATTGAAGTCCTCGAAAGAAATTGCAAAGAGTTTGGAATTGAATGTTTCAACATGGCGCATCCCAATTCTGGCATCGTGCATATCATTGGCCCAGAACTGGGACTCACCCAACCCGGCCACACCATTGTATGTGGCGACAGCCATACCTCCACCCATGGCGCTTTTGGAGCGCTTGCGTTCGGCATCGGCACCAGCGAAGTAGAACACGTTCTGGCAACACAATGCCTTCAACAATTTAAACCCAAAACCATGGAAGTTCGCGTGAATGGGACACTCCCCCAGGGCATCACAGCCAAAGACGTTATATTGAGCATCATCGATAAAATCGGCACTGCGGGAGCCACCGGTTATGTCATTGAATATACCGGAGAGGTCATCCGCAGATTTTCAATGGAAGAGCGAATGACGGTGTGTAACATGTCCATAGAAGCTGGCGCTCGCGCAGGTCTCATTTCCCCTGATGAGATAACTTTTTCCTATTTGCGCTCTCGCCCTCGAGCTCCCAAAGGAGACGCGTTTGATAAAGCCGTCCAATATTGGGGCTCTCTAAAAACAGACCCCGGCGCCAAGTACGACATGCTTATCGAAATTGACGCGCAACAGATTCTCCCACAAGTGACATGGGGAACAAGCCCTGGGATGGGATGCAATATCGAAGGCCACACTCCTGATCTGGAAAAAATCACAGATAAGAACCTAAGACATACCTATGAAAAAGCCTTGACCTACATGGGGTTATCTTCCAACCAACCGTTAAACGGCCTGTCAATCAATCGCGTGTTTATCGGCAGCTGTACGAATGGGCGAATTGAGGATTTGCGAGCCGCCGCCAAGGTTGTGAAGGGACATAAAAAATCGCCCCATGTTCATGCAATGGTGGTACCCGGTTCTCAGTGGGTGAAAGCAAATGCAGAAAAAGAAGGGTTGGATAAAATATTCAAAGATGCAGGTTTTGAATGGAGAGAATCCGGTTGCAGTATGTGCCTGGCCATGAATGATGACATTCTACAACCGGGCGAACGATGCGCATCCACCAGCAACAGAAACTTTGAAGGTCGTCAAGGCAAAGGCGGACGCACTCACCTGGTGAGCCCCGCCATGGCTGCCGCCGCGGCGATCAAAGGAGCATTTACTGACATTCGCAAATGGGACTATAAATAA
- the cdsA gene encoding Phosphatidate cytidylyltransferase, translated as MLLPRVLTSCLLVPLILAVVWVGEIPYFLFVSAICLLSVWEYSVMAEEGGYPNQRGVALFGTGLLLMALYFDGIPMGPLQMAPGPLFMLMFWSFIVFLREFARTDKGHSFLRVITTICGVVFFGLFLGHFLLLRDLRMTLGEGDVLVGREVTLFLIFVIWSVDTGAWLVGKWIGRNPLAPRISPKKSWEGAIGGTLMACAVGWFLREAILKTAMGPIEAVVYSLVIAIAAQFSDLIESLMKRSFGAKDSSQLLPGHGGILDRFDSFVFAAPFYYYVLIGTGRFQ; from the coding sequence ATGCTTCTGCCCCGGGTTTTAACTTCCTGTTTATTGGTCCCCTTGATATTGGCTGTGGTGTGGGTGGGGGAGATCCCGTATTTCCTTTTCGTGAGCGCCATCTGTCTTTTGTCTGTATGGGAATATTCTGTGATGGCTGAAGAAGGAGGCTACCCCAATCAAAGAGGCGTGGCCCTTTTTGGGACGGGACTCCTGTTGATGGCCTTGTATTTTGATGGAATTCCGATGGGCCCCCTCCAAATGGCTCCTGGCCCCTTGTTTATGCTGATGTTTTGGAGTTTCATTGTATTCTTACGAGAATTCGCAAGAACAGACAAAGGACATTCCTTTCTTCGCGTCATCACAACCATCTGTGGGGTTGTTTTCTTTGGATTGTTCTTGGGACATTTTTTGTTGCTTAGAGATTTAAGGATGACATTGGGAGAAGGAGATGTGTTGGTGGGCCGAGAAGTAACCCTTTTTCTTATATTTGTTATTTGGTCCGTCGACACCGGGGCTTGGCTTGTTGGGAAATGGATAGGTCGAAACCCTTTGGCGCCCAGAATTTCTCCAAAAAAATCCTGGGAAGGAGCGATCGGAGGAACTCTGATGGCTTGCGCGGTGGGTTGGTTTTTGCGTGAGGCGATTCTGAAAACGGCCATGGGGCCCATTGAGGCCGTAGTTTATTCTCTGGTCATTGCCATTGCAGCGCAATTCTCAGACCTCATCGAATCATTGATGAAACGGTCTTTTGGCGCCAAAGACTCTTCGCAATTACTTCCTGGGCATGGGGGAATATTGGATCGTTTTGATTCTTTTGTATTTGCAGCTCCATTTTATTATTACGTGTTGATTGGAACGGGCCGTTTCCAATAA
- the proS gene encoding Proline--tRNA ligase, with translation MRFSKYFIPTVKETPADADTMSAKLMLRSGMIRKVGAGLYDWLPIGFRVLKKVERIIREEMDFSGAMEVWLPHVQPKELWEESGRWQFYGRELLRIKDRKDNDFCFAPTAEEIITDLARRSFKSYRDLPALFYQFGTKFRDEIRPRFGVMRAREFYMKDAYSFHANEDDLDATYQLMVDTYTRIFSRLGLKFRPVEADTGSIGGSFSHEFMVLAETGEEQIATCEKCGYAANIERAETVVVAEAKKEPLGDIEEVHTPGLHRVSEVAEKMSVGMDKVIKTVFLIADSQPIVALLRGDTDLNEHKLKRLLGAQLIRPAKDEEYREIAGCDVGFAGPMNLKAKVVADFLIPTLTNAVTGARKKDFHLRNVNIERDFKPDHVADIRNIRPGDPCPRCSAPITFTRGIEVGHVFKLGTKYSKSMKANILDEQGHEQPMMMGCYGIGVSRIVAAAIEQNYDEWGIRWPLPIAPFQVIVTPANVTHEPSMQAAQKIYDGLMKEKVDVLFDDRDVRAGFKFKDADLIGIPLRVTVGEKSIAKGMVEIKWRNQSSFEEILVEQTVEKVVSLLQA, from the coding sequence GTGAGATTCTCCAAATATTTCATTCCCACTGTTAAGGAAACACCCGCTGACGCCGACACGATGAGCGCGAAGCTCATGTTACGTTCGGGCATGATTCGAAAAGTGGGAGCTGGTCTTTATGATTGGCTTCCTATTGGATTTCGGGTCCTGAAAAAAGTCGAACGAATTATACGAGAAGAAATGGATTTTTCTGGAGCCATGGAAGTGTGGTTGCCCCACGTTCAACCGAAAGAATTGTGGGAAGAAAGTGGCCGATGGCAGTTTTATGGACGTGAGCTTTTACGCATCAAAGACAGAAAGGACAATGATTTTTGTTTTGCTCCAACAGCTGAAGAAATTATCACCGATTTGGCCAGGCGGAGTTTCAAGTCGTATCGAGATTTACCGGCTCTTTTCTACCAGTTTGGAACCAAATTTCGAGATGAAATTCGTCCTCGTTTTGGCGTCATGCGGGCCCGGGAGTTTTATATGAAAGACGCCTACTCATTCCACGCCAATGAGGATGATTTGGATGCGACTTATCAATTAATGGTCGATACTTACACGAGAATTTTTTCACGGTTGGGACTCAAGTTTAGGCCGGTCGAAGCTGACACGGGCTCTATTGGCGGAAGTTTTTCACATGAATTTATGGTGTTGGCTGAGACAGGTGAAGAGCAAATTGCCACCTGTGAAAAATGTGGTTATGCTGCCAATATCGAACGCGCTGAGACAGTGGTGGTGGCAGAAGCCAAAAAGGAACCTTTGGGAGACATCGAAGAAGTTCATACTCCCGGGCTCCATCGCGTGTCGGAGGTGGCTGAAAAGATGTCGGTGGGAATGGACAAGGTGATCAAGACGGTTTTTTTAATCGCCGATTCCCAGCCCATTGTGGCATTGTTGAGAGGAGATACCGATCTCAACGAACACAAGCTCAAGCGTTTATTGGGCGCTCAACTGATACGGCCCGCGAAAGATGAAGAGTATAGAGAGATCGCTGGGTGCGATGTCGGGTTTGCAGGCCCCATGAATCTTAAGGCGAAAGTGGTGGCCGATTTTCTCATCCCGACACTTACAAATGCGGTGACGGGGGCCCGGAAAAAAGATTTTCATTTAAGAAACGTCAATATTGAACGTGATTTCAAGCCGGACCATGTGGCGGATATTCGAAACATTCGCCCCGGGGACCCTTGTCCCCGATGTTCAGCCCCCATTACTTTTACTCGAGGAATAGAAGTGGGGCATGTATTTAAATTGGGGACTAAATATTCAAAAAGTATGAAGGCGAATATTCTAGACGAACAAGGGCATGAACAACCCATGATGATGGGGTGTTACGGGATTGGTGTGTCGCGTATTGTTGCGGCGGCGATCGAACAAAATTACGACGAATGGGGAATTCGTTGGCCCTTGCCCATTGCTCCATTTCAAGTGATAGTGACACCCGCCAATGTGACCCACGAGCCGTCCATGCAGGCGGCCCAAAAGATTTACGATGGGTTGATGAAGGAAAAAGTCGACGTACTTTTTGATGACCGCGATGTTCGCGCGGGTTTTAAATTCAAGGACGCTGATTTGATTGGGATTCCACTTCGCGTGACTGTGGGTGAAAAGTCCATCGCGAAAGGAATGGTCGAAATCAAATGGAGGAATCAATCTTCTTTTGAGGAAATTCTAGTCGAACAAACGGTTGAAAAGGTGGTGTCTCTCCTCCAAGCTTAA
- the dxr gene encoding 1-deoxy-D-xylulose 5-phosphate reductoisomerase, translating into MKMKNIVILGSTGSIGVNALDVVRRYSNDFNVVGLAANKNVRLILRQIQEFKPKVVAMADTPSAEILKKALAHQRIRPEVWNHSDGVDRLAKIKEASFVLCGIVGAQGLTPLVAALKSGKTVGLANKEALIIAGATIAALSKKYKAQLIPVDSEHSAIYQCLRGHEGVEISRIILTASGGPFYRYEGDLNKINVEQALNHPTWKMGKKITVDSATLMNKGLEAIEAHLLFGVPMEKISIVIHPQSIVHSLVEFSDGAHLAQLSHPDMRLPIQYAMTHPRRIKTSVKPLDLAKVGRLDFAEPDFSRFPCLQLALSAGRRGGTAPTALSSSNEVAVRAFIDKKISFMAIPKVVAGVLKKHKVRNSPTLDDVLEVDNWARIEAQKIIERKGK; encoded by the coding sequence ATGAAAATGAAAAATATTGTTATTTTGGGATCTACGGGATCGATTGGCGTCAATGCCTTGGATGTTGTGCGGCGTTATTCCAACGATTTCAATGTTGTGGGGTTGGCTGCCAATAAAAATGTTCGATTGATTCTGCGACAAATTCAAGAATTCAAACCCAAAGTGGTCGCCATGGCCGATACTCCCTCCGCGGAGATATTAAAAAAGGCCCTTGCCCATCAAAGAATTCGACCAGAGGTGTGGAATCACTCCGATGGAGTGGATCGTTTGGCCAAAATAAAAGAGGCTTCGTTTGTTTTGTGCGGTATTGTGGGGGCTCAAGGACTCACTCCATTGGTTGCTGCACTTAAAAGCGGAAAGACCGTGGGTTTGGCCAACAAGGAAGCGCTGATCATTGCGGGGGCGACCATCGCCGCCTTATCGAAAAAATACAAGGCACAGCTTATACCGGTTGATAGTGAGCATTCCGCTATCTATCAATGTTTGAGAGGTCATGAAGGAGTCGAGATTTCACGAATTATTTTAACTGCGAGTGGGGGGCCCTTTTACCGATATGAAGGGGACCTCAACAAGATCAATGTGGAACAAGCCTTGAATCATCCCACATGGAAAATGGGCAAAAAGATCACGGTGGATTCGGCCACGCTCATGAACAAAGGGTTGGAAGCCATCGAGGCTCATTTGCTTTTTGGGGTGCCCATGGAAAAGATTTCCATTGTTATTCATCCCCAATCCATTGTTCATTCCCTCGTGGAGTTTTCTGATGGGGCTCATCTGGCGCAATTGTCACACCCAGATATGCGGCTGCCCATCCAATACGCCATGACTCACCCCAGGCGAATTAAAACATCCGTGAAACCATTGGATCTGGCAAAAGTGGGTCGCTTGGATTTTGCCGAACCGGATTTCTCTCGCTTCCCCTGTTTGCAATTGGCATTATCGGCGGGTCGTCGAGGAGGAACTGCGCCCACAGCTCTATCTTCAAGCAATGAAGTGGCCGTGCGGGCTTTTATCGATAAGAAAATATCCTTTATGGCCATTCCCAAAGTGGTGGCTGGGGTCTTGAAAAAACATAAAGTGAGAAACTCTCCGACGTTGGATGATGTTCTTGAAGTGGACAATTGGGCACGGATTGAGGCCCAAAAAATTATTGAAAGGAAAGGGAAATAA
- the mmpA gene encoding Metalloprotease MmpA: MGSIASILMTTAGILFAFALVILLHEFGHFIVAKKSGVKVERFSFGLGPEMFGIKIGETRYCVAWIPLGGEVRMAGEMIDTEGEVKIESDSGSSVDTTRHFFSQPWYKRVLIALAGPFMNYVLASVIFFGMLMVWGQSVQTNSTQVGELMAGMPAEKAGLLKGDTILRVQGESVQDFMALREKIQKRPGLETEIVLSREGKEMTLMLTPQQAEGNGPGLIGITPAEAIVERKKVGVWGAAKKSVWQCWNISAFTLYYLGQKIVKREKPDMAGPIGIGQVISKAVKSGWEDYFYLIAMISVAIGLFNLFPIPMLDGGHIFYYLIEGIRGKPLSPKIMGKANVVGLVLLLGLLVFSTMNDLQRFRQTKDKSTEAQPESSPSK; encoded by the coding sequence ATGGGATCGATTGCATCAATCTTAATGACCACAGCCGGCATTCTCTTCGCTTTTGCGTTGGTGATTCTTTTACATGAATTTGGACATTTTATCGTGGCTAAAAAATCAGGCGTCAAAGTGGAACGTTTTTCGTTCGGCTTGGGCCCGGAAATGTTTGGAATAAAAATCGGGGAAACCCGGTATTGCGTGGCGTGGATCCCCTTGGGCGGAGAAGTGCGTATGGCCGGTGAGATGATAGACACTGAGGGAGAAGTGAAAATTGAATCTGATTCCGGTAGTTCTGTGGATACCACTCGCCACTTTTTTTCTCAGCCTTGGTATAAACGGGTTTTGATTGCATTGGCAGGTCCCTTTATGAATTACGTTCTTGCCTCAGTCATATTTTTTGGGATGCTCATGGTGTGGGGACAATCGGTTCAAACCAACAGCACACAGGTGGGAGAATTGATGGCAGGGATGCCGGCTGAAAAAGCGGGTCTTCTCAAAGGGGACACCATCCTTCGCGTTCAAGGAGAGAGTGTTCAAGACTTCATGGCCTTAAGAGAGAAAATTCAAAAACGACCCGGTCTCGAAACTGAAATTGTTTTGTCCCGCGAGGGAAAAGAGATGACCCTTATGCTGACACCCCAGCAAGCCGAAGGCAACGGCCCTGGCCTCATTGGAATCACACCGGCCGAGGCAATTGTCGAACGGAAGAAAGTTGGTGTGTGGGGGGCGGCCAAAAAATCAGTGTGGCAATGCTGGAATATTTCGGCTTTTACTCTTTATTATTTGGGGCAAAAAATTGTGAAGCGAGAGAAGCCGGATATGGCCGGGCCTATCGGTATTGGCCAGGTGATTTCAAAAGCTGTTAAATCCGGCTGGGAAGATTACTTCTATTTGATTGCAATGATTTCTGTCGCCATTGGACTATTTAATTTGTTCCCGATTCCCATGTTGGACGGGGGGCATATTTTTTATTACCTCATTGAAGGTATTCGGGGCAAGCCATTGAGTCCAAAAATTATGGGCAAGGCCAATGTGGTGGGCTTGGTTTTACTTCTTGGTTTGCTGGTTTTTTCAACCATGAATGATTTACAACGTTTTAGACAAACCAAAGACAAATCGACAGAAGCACAACCCGAAAGTTCTCCGTCAAAATAA
- the uppS gene encoding Isoprenyl transferase: MSAAGSVVIKKLDPSRIPVHVAVIMDGNGRWAKKRHLPRLWGHRQGTKSVREIVEVAGEMGVKFLTLYAFSTENWSRPRPEISGLMRLLKRTLRQEETHLDKKNVRLETIGDISKLPVDVQQQISKTKKVLSANTGLRLILALNYGGRQDIVQACNRLLADNLSEITEDQLSSKLQTHGIPDPDLLIRTSGENRISNFLLWQIAYTELHITPVLWPDFKKQHFIEALLDFQTRDRRFGGVG, from the coding sequence ATGTCCGCTGCTGGATCCGTTGTTATTAAAAAATTAGACCCATCACGTATTCCCGTTCATGTGGCGGTTATTATGGATGGGAATGGCCGATGGGCAAAAAAGCGGCATTTACCACGTTTGTGGGGACATCGACAGGGAACCAAATCAGTTCGAGAGATTGTCGAAGTGGCAGGGGAGATGGGGGTGAAATTTTTGACTCTCTACGCCTTCTCGACGGAAAATTGGTCTCGCCCCCGTCCTGAGATTTCCGGACTTATGCGTTTGTTAAAAAGAACGCTCAGACAAGAAGAAACCCACCTTGATAAAAAAAATGTTCGATTGGAAACCATTGGGGATATCAGCAAGTTGCCCGTAGATGTTCAGCAGCAAATTTCAAAAACCAAGAAAGTTTTATCCGCCAATACGGGATTACGTTTGATATTGGCCTTGAATTATGGGGGACGGCAAGATATTGTTCAAGCCTGTAATAGATTGCTCGCGGATAACCTGTCTGAGATAACAGAAGATCAACTGTCTTCGAAACTCCAAACCCACGGCATACCAGACCCAGATCTGCTCATTCGGACATCAGGAGAAAATAGAATCTCCAACTTTTTACTTTGGCAGATAGCCTATACTGAATTGCATATTACCCCTGTTCTTTGGCCCGATTTTAAGAAACAGCATTTCATTGAAGCTCTTCTTGATTTTCAAACTCGCGATCGTCGGTTTGGTGGGGTGGGGTGA